In Setaria italica strain Yugu1 chromosome IX, Setaria_italica_v2.0, whole genome shotgun sequence, the genomic stretch CCTCTTGAATTAATTTTGACCGATCAACATTTGGAGGAGAAATGCTCACAACTACAACCTGCTTGATTTGAGGACCCATGGCCCTAAAGATATCAAGAATATGAGCAGACCAAGAGTCATAGTTCGAGCCATCataggcaagtggctcaaagtcAAAGGTTACCTCGTACAGTGTCGATATCTTTTCTCACGGCAGTTAGGCTTGGATGTGAGTCCAGGCTCTGATACCAAatgaaaggatcttgatgtcgcATAGAGGGGGGAAGGGTGAATAGGCGTAAGCTGAAATCGTCGCCacttaaaacaagtttatcagCGACTTGCGGATTAGTCTGAAAATACTTCCAGAGATTCCGCAAATTACGGAATCTTCAAAGAAATCTCCAGAATCTCCGAAGATAGAAAAAGCTCACGTTAAGTAGTGGAACAAAATAGTCTACCTGAAAATCGGAGCTTCTGGTTTCAAAACCAGAACTTCCGATTTTGTCTTGGGCAGAGAGAAACCCTAGACCTTATGCGTTGCATGTGAGGTAAAAAACAAACAAGGTTTAGAGAGATGCTCAGATGGTGTTTCTTAGTAGGATCACAAAGTTCCTGCAATTCACAAACACAAACACCCGAGCAGATCAACCAATATTATGATATCACAACGAAATGGAAGTGCAATGCAAAAGTAAGCAAACCAGTGAGAAGACACAATGATTTGTTTAACCAAAGTTCAGATTCTCCCCAGGcgaatcctacatctccgttggGTGCTTCCAAAGAAGTCGGGTTGCAATCAACCCCTTTCCCACTTCACTAGTTAGCTTCTTCCCTTTCAAAGGTGAAGCTTGACCTGCACAAACTGTCTCgtggctcaccacaccttgggagctctTGGGCGAcacctagccgtctaggaggaaCACACTGAACACCTCCGAGAGTAACAAATGTTTCACTTGAAACTTGACAAGGCAAACCAGTGCTCAAGCGTATGAGTGCTCTTCTAGTGCTCTCAAATGGCTCCTCTCTACaacccaactcacaagatctaGCAAAGATCACACCAcctcacaaagaggggttggggGAGAGTTATTTGGCTTTAGTTTAGCTTAGAACAGGCAAGAAGCACACCAGCAATAGCAAAAACAGCAGCCAACCATAGAGGGGGTCATAGGGTATAAATACTCCACTCCCCaagaactagccgttggagTTGTCAGACCAAAACCGGAACTTCTAGTTTCCCAAAACTGGAACCTCCAGTATTTCAAACCAACTAGCCGTTAGGGGTTAGGTTCCGAAGTTTTCTAGAACTTTCTCTAGAAACTCTGGAACCTCCAAAATCTTCCAGAACTTTCTCCAGAAACTTTGGAACCTCCGGAATCTTTCGGAACCTTCTCCAGAAACTCCGGAACTTCTTGTTTTGCCACTTCCTAACCCATTAGTGTGTACGTGTGGCTTCTGTGTCTCTCACCCCTCACATAGGATACTTGATAAGCATATCTACTTGAGAGCTGCATCCATCTTTGCCTCTTTGGTTTAAGCACTTcaaccttgagctagtgacttggatCAATATTCAACTGCATATGAATGAAACCCAATTTTCGATCACAAGTCACTTCTTCATATGACTCAATAAACATTTGATGCATCCCATTGCTATACTCggtaaggcttgacttgatacctCAAAATCCTCCAAGCACTAGCCGCTTCACTCTAGCAAAGCTTATGGCCCAATTCACTACTTGACCAAACTTTGCCTAGTACCTTGTAGCTAATcacttgcttgatttcttcatccaatcGCTGCCGCATTTGAGTCTAGCTATGTTTTGACGTCACGAATGAAGTCCACTAGTGATCACAGTTATTGGGATCGGACCGGACCGGCGGTCCGACCAGTAAAAGACCGAACCAGAGCCTCGACCGGTTCGGTCCACCTAAAAGATCGGATAAGCAATCGAACCGGGAAAAACCGGTTGAACCGGCGGTTTTTAGCAAGAAACCGGTATAAAACCGGATAAGAAACCGGAGAAAACCGAGCGCAAGGAGAAAAAACAGCGTGCAGGGAAGAAAATGGGAGGAAAAATGGCTTGGCTGGGGTTCAACCCCCGCCCTTGCCTTCGGCAATGTGGATAGCAACCATCAGGCTGGCAGTTGtgtttgtgattttagttgaTAAGTTACCATATTTGAACCGTGTTGAACCGGTGGTTCAACCGGTTGAACCAATCAAACCGCGAACCGAGAGCTTGATCGGTTCATTGTCCGGTCCGGTCCTAATAACTATGCTAGTGATCATATCCTCTTTTGACTTCTATATCCCATTTGATTATAACAAGCTTCTCATTTTCTCTAGAGGTCAACTAATATCCCAATGCCATCATGCCTCTATCTTTACTTCAATTTTCTTGTCACATATCACACATAGCCATCATGGGATCCACATAAATTCCTTATTATGATATTCATCTTTAACTCAAGCAATCTTGCAATATGAGGCTATCAACCAAGCCTCAACTCTCTTTTACACCATTGCTTGCTTAGATGAACAATGCCATATACCATACTTGTTCTTTTCATTGTATGAGCCTTTTAATACAATCTTTCCCATAAAGATTATTCATCAATAGCATTATACGTGCTCATAGACttaacaagttcattagaccTTAATTACATTATCATTCaactcaccaaaacccactaggagcctagatgctctttcagTAAGTGACTATTATCAGCTTGCTAAAGTGTGAGGATCTGACAAGGATGGTGATCACATTTTGGGCCATCTGGTTTGCTCGCAAGAAGATGATCCAGGAGAGCTCTTTTCAGAGTCCTTTATCTACTCATTGTTTTGTGAACAATTTTATAGCTGACTTGGAGATGATCAAGACAGTGTAGGCGGCACTGGTGAGACATACCCAAGGTGTCTCACCTCGGTATATCCCTCCACCACCGGGCCTTGTTAAAGTCAATGTCGATGCTGCCACTTCAAAAAATTCAAGCAATGCAGTGGCGGCTGCCATTGCTAGGGAAGCTACAGGAAACTTTCTGGGAGTGTCTGCGTTGGTGATTCGTGGACTCTCAAATGTAGAGATCATCAAGGCTATTGTGTGCAGGGAAGGCCTGACATTGGCGAGGGACCTCATGGTTCAACACTTCAGGCTAGCCTCAATCAATGTTAATGTGATCAGAGGAATCAAGGAGGGAGAAATGGCCGCTTATGGTCATATCATCAGGGAGATAAAGGCTACAGCAGCGCAGTTTGAcactgctgattttgttcaTGAAAATAGGTGCTCCAATGTGGATGCTCACACCATTGCAAGGAGTACGATTTATGCTGAGTTTGGTAGGCAGGTTTGGCTGTTAAATCCACCTCAAGGCGTTTGTAACTCTTATAACTCTGTTGATGAATAAAGAGTTATGCCCCCCCTCAAAAAAAGTAATTTCTTATAAGAGTATAGCACTACTCCACAGAGCATCATCATCGTTGGCTCCAAAACCTCCTTCACCACCGGTTTCAAATCTGTCATATGAAGGTCAGCAGTGATAGGGGACCCCATCACCGGTGGATCCGGCAGTGAAGgtctattaaaaaaaatcatgctgCACGGCCGCCGCACGCCTCGGCCGCGTGCTGCCTCACCGAATTTGGTCAGCCACACCTCGCTAGATTCGGcacagggagagagagagagagagagagagagagagagagagaggcataCCCGGGGAGAGGAAGCCGAGGCCGAGGTCCACCGTCACACCCGCCGTCACCGTTGCCCCTAGAGCTGTCGCGCCCTGCTGTCGCCATTGCCCCTCGCGCCGCCATGGTGAGCCACTACCCCTCATACTGCCGCGGCCCACCTTTGCTCCCGCCGTCATCGCTCCCATCGCCGACCTACGCTCTGCCTCCGCTCCTCACCCCACCGTCGCTCCTCACTACCCCTGCGAGCGGAGGGGTGAGTGGAGGGGGGAAGAGAGGGGAAGCAGAGGGTCGAGTGGAGCGTGGGAGGGCTGGatctagaggaggaggagggagaggaggggtcggatccggaggaggaggaagagggagtgAGGAAGCCGGATCTGGAGGAGGAGGctcgggagagagagggagagactaAGAGAGAAAAGGAGACGAGCGCGTGGGGGGTCAGGCggtgagggagaggagaggagggggcattcgggtgagagagagagaggagcggaCCCGTACGTGGACTTCAATCAGTGAAGTCCAAATTTCAGGTCTGAGACTCGAGCTATCATCGCCGTTTTTTAATATGGTCCGATTGTGATAGCTATCATTGCCAGGCCAAATTATAAACCAGCGGTGATGTTATATTATCACCGTCGGTTCAAGTTATCGCCGCTGGGCCATGTAATAATCTAGCGGTGATAACTCAACACCGCCGAATTTTCTCAAACCAGCGGTGATAACTCATTCTATAGTAGTGTAAGACCACTAATGCTAGTAGAGAATGCACATTCAATGCTGGCTGGGAACCCTATCAGTACGGGATCCTTTAATATTAGTTGGTAGGATCTGCGTTCAAAAAGTTATCGGAAAAATATTTTAAATCAATAGGCCTATACAATTGGAATATGAGCTCGTGCGGTGCATAGGATTATATTTGAATCGAGAATACCGGTCGAAAAACCCCATCAATACCGGATGTTAGTAAAAACCTTTAGTAGCAGTTGGTAGTGTGTGCGTCCAAAAAATTAtcgaaaaaatattttaaatctGCACTAGGCCTACACAAGTCACACAAAAAATCGCACGGAATACGAGTGTGTGTGGTGCGTAGGATTTGAAAGAACCTCTCACCTTACGTGTACctttcttaccatctcacctgcAGAATACATCAAATTGAAGTAgatatttttccttttgaacTCACTGTAGAGTatcttttagtaccggtcggtaagACTTCTTTTAGTACCGGCTAAGAATAACTGTGCAGTTCCTTTTAACAAATATGGGTTCGATCCGGTATCGAGTCACTCATTGCTTGCAGTTCTGTTATTATATTCGTTGACGAGTCAAGCTTCCATTGTTAGTTCAAGTCTTATTGTTGCAGCCGTATGATAATTGGGACATGAGAGACTTGCTTGAAGTCACAACAAGAAATTTTCTGATTTATAACAACAAATTtatgaaaaatgataaaatatcATAAATTTACAATGTTTTTGTTGGAAACGTCCTAAAATATTGTATTCGAGCAAATTTATTAACGAGGCTACaaaacatcataaaagttgTAACCAAGGTCAAGCCCAAGCTGCCGTGATGGTTTTGTTATAAAATAAGTTTAGCGAAAATGTCATAAATTGAATAGAGCCTCATATGAAAGTATAACTGAAAAATAGGCAGGGAAAAATAAAAAGTGACCATCATATTTATTTTAAGAACAATTTTACTATGGAGCAAATGAGTCGAGCCGAATTATAGGTGACAATCATTCTGAGTTGACTAATTTTGTTAGCAGTAGAATTGGAGTAATTGTGAAACGAGCCTTTTTGAGCTTTTATTTTTCTAGGCTATGTGGAAAGCAATCCTAGATTTACAGTCATTCTCTGGACTTGCATGGTTGCATGCCACCAACCGCCACGCCATCGTGTAGCAACCATAGATGGCGGTGTAGAAAATCGACGCTAGTGTGGTGAATTTTCTGCTATTTTGCATGTGATTTCTGTGGCGCGCCGTGTGGCGAGTTGTGGCCGGAAGCCAAACAAACCCTCTATCGTTTGTTATCGTTTGTTAAGTGGAAACACGATAATTTTATAGGAACCAAATAAGTATTGCAGGGATTCAGGCATGGCCAACACGGCAAATCAGAAAACAGTAGCAGTAAACGAATTTGGGTTGCTTGGAAATGCACAGCGGACACTGTCAAGACGGCAGCACGATTGCACGAATCAGATTCCATTCAGGATCGTCGCCCCGGACGGATGTCGCTGTTGCGCTCAGCCTATCAAAAGGCAaaacaaagataaaaaaaagaaacaataatGAAATAACGAAAAGGAGCGAAGAGTGTGGTGGTAATGTGGTAGTACACCACAAACGGAAGAGCAGAGTCGTCTCGTTGTGGTCGCCGTCATGTCTGTTCCTCCCTCGCAAAGGCCCAATTTTTCTCGTCCCTTCGGCTCGgatttttccccctttttcaCCGATAAGGGGCTCCTTTTCCTCCACACCACACCAATTCAGCCATCAATCCCCATCAGTGAGCAGTTGTCGTCTTCCCCATCGCACACGCTCTAGCTCTACCCCCTTGAAGGACCTTGGCCTCTCTTCTTTCCTTCCTGCCTCTTTTCAGCTGAGGCCCGGTCCTTTTGCAGCATCGCGGTCCGTGCGTCGTTTCTTGCTCCATGCGAGTCAAAAGGGATACAAGAATCGCCTGGGGACGCCTGTTTCTTGATGGTATGCCTTCGTTTCGTGCAGTAATTGCTTTAGATTTTGTTTGGGGGTTCCCCCCTTTTGGTTCTTGTTCTTGATTTTGTGGTTGGATagtcttcttgttcttgttcaggGTTCTCTGTTGTGTCTGCTGTGGTTGTTAATTTGCTGAGTAAATGCTCAAAGGTCCCTTATCTAGGATCTACAAAACCATACTGAAAAGGACCTCTAGACCTAGGAATACAAAACCGTAGTTGATTGCCACAGGGTGACTACTGTCTCATGTGCAAGAACTTGTTCTTTTAAAAGGACTATAGTTGGCCTAGTGCTACTGAATACACCGAGGTCGTTAGAATGGTCTCCAACTATTTGCTGATAAAGGATAGTTGTCTCTGATGCTGACTTGTCTCATTTTTCATGTACACACTAGTGTAAGAATTTGTGTCATTAATTGCTAGCAGAATATGTGATAGCGCTGGACTGAGTAATCGCTGCCTAAGTAGCTTTGTGCGATACTACCGGATTGATATCGATTGGAACAAAACATAACTAAATGGCTAAattgaaatagaaaaaaaaattcatccaCCTTACCTTTTGAAAACAgaggttttccttttttttccccttgagAACATGTGATGCTTGCACATCTTTCCTTTATGGATAAAGGAACAGATATCTAGCCTACAAATATACAACCGAATCTTCAATGAATGTCACATCACTCAAATGATGATTAAAGATCTTACACATCTTTCCTTTATaaataaagaaacaaatatGCAGCCTAATCCTCAATGAATGTCTCCCACATCAGTCATAGTTCAGTGAAATGATTTAACAGCTTACAGAACTACCAACAGAGTTCAGAGAGGGCTTATATGGACAttgagaaacaaaaaaaatattgacaGAAATGATTGGGCATTACAAAAATATCATCAGCAACTGTACTGGCTTGAAGCCATTGAGTCCATTCCTCCTTTTTCGGTTTTCTCAAACATGCACGAGAGTTGCGTATGATTGCATTAGTAGGAGTCCATTCCTCTTAAAATTAATTCCAGCAATTGTTGTCTATGTCTGGAAATATGCTGGAAAATTTGAGTTACCTTCCATATCTGGCAAGTCCGAACATACCAAGGAGTATTATCATAATGATGAATTACTGATCCAAGGAAATAAGAAAATTTATAATCTTAATTGGATTTCTATCATGCATGATTGGTTTGCAAGATGATATTAATTGAATTTGTTAGCAATTATTTATATTTTACAAGGTGCAACTGATGGTTGCAAGTTGTGTTCTTTCTCTAGGTGATAGCATAGCAGCTAGTTGAAATGGTTAGATTAATCCCTTTTGttgattgattttgtaatcaagttTGCTAGAATGGCCAACTCGGTTACAGATACATTAGCTCAACAGGCTTGGCAGGCAATTCCTTTGTATAACTCTGTTCTTACTTCTTCGAGGCTTTAGGTCATACATCATCTCTGTAATGTGTTAATTCCAAAAAAAATCCCTTTTTTGTTGGTTTATACATTTGAGTACTTTATTATAGTTCACACTTCGATATATTCTTAAATATCATTTATGATGGAGGAACCCAGTGTGATATTACCATGTCTCCTGTTCCATGAGAAATGTAATGGGGTTATTACATCGACTAACAAGAAATCTGAAATTCTGGTTTTTAGCTGATCTTTCGTATGTAACCTCCCTTTGGAGTTTTAAAGGTCAACTGTGAGTCTGTGACATGAAATCTTCCTGCATGCGCTGATGGTTGATCATATGTGCCCATTCTTTATTTCAACTTTTAGGCTTATTTGACTTCCTTGCTTATTATGCACAGTACAAAATTGCTGCCTGTTAAAGTGTTTATGTCAGCTAACTGTTAAATTTAGCAATCTGAAAATTCATGAGCAACTATCTGGATTCTCATTTGTTGGTACTACAAAGTGGTAATGGTTGaattttgttttatgctttgaaAATACGATGTAGTTCAGGTGTCACATTCAAAGCTAATTTTCTTCTCAAAGATGTTAAAATATAATTTATATGTGCTTATATATTCCTTTTTCTTACTTGAATTTCATAATCTTGTATATTTTCAGTGGATGACATGAGCACACTATATACAATTGTGACAAAGATGACAGGATCTGCTCCCTGCTAAGTTTTTGCCTACAAGTTTGTAAAGGGCAGTATGTCAGCTAGGGCTTCTAACCATCCGTACAAAATTTCAAATGATTCTCAAATGCCATACTACAGTGACTCAGCACCTGTAGGAGAAAATGGTAGGTTTCATGCGATGCAAAATAATCTAGATCATCACTACTCTTCTCCTGATGATGGATCACAGAGGATTAATAGTTCTAACACCCAAGTATTTGAAGCACAGTACTGCACTCTGGAATCGTCGTCAGCAAATGGTATTTATCCTGCACAAAGCTCCACATCTTCTCACAGCATTTCCCCTTTAAGTGGGAGCCCCCTGTCTCAGCATGATGGCCACTCAGATCACACATATAGTTCTCCCCCAAGTGCTTCCTGTCTAACTGAAGTTGCAGATCTCCAGATTAAATTAAAAGAGTTAGAGAATGTTATTCTTGGACCTGAATTGGACATTACTTCTGACAGCCCTGAGAGCTTCTTACAAGCCAATGTTCAATTGAGACCAGACAACTGGAGACAACTTCTGGGAATTGATGCAGGAGACTTGAAGCAAGTTATCATAGCATGTGGTAAGGCTGTTGCGGAGAATGATGTCTTTGCAACAGAACTGCTGATATCTGAGCTAGGTCAGCTCGTATCTGTATCCGGAGATCCAATGCAAAGACTCGGAGCATATATGTTGGAAGGAATTGTTGCAAGACTTTCTTCCTCTGGCAGTATGCTATATAAATCTTTGAAATGTAAAGAACCTACAGGCTCTGAGCTCATGTCATACATGCATCTCCTTTACGAGATCTGCCCATTCTACAAGTTTGGTTATATGTCAGCAAATGGTGCTATTGCCGAGGCTATTAAGGGTGAGAACTTTGTTCACATCATTGATTTCCAAATTGCTCAGGGGAGCCAATGGATTACTCTGATACAGGCCCTTGCTGCAAGGCCTGGGGGTCCACCATACATTAGAATCACTGGTATTGATGACTCAAATTCTGCTTATGCCAGAGGGGGTGGGCTTGATATAGTTGGGAGGAGATTGCATAGTGTTGCTCAGTCATGTGGTCTTCCCTTTGAGTTCAATGCCGTTCCAGCTGCTAGCCATGAGGTTCAGCTTGAGCATCTTGCTGTAAGACCCGGGGAGATTATTGTTGTGAATTTTGCCTATCAGCTGCATCATGTTCCTGATGAAAGCGTAAGCATTGAAAATCATCGGGATAGGATTATAAGAATGATCAAGAGCATCAATCCTAGGGTTGTTACTCTTGTTGAGCAGGAGTCAAATACAAACACAGCTCCATTCTTCCCGAGATACATGGAAACTCTCAACTACTATACAGCCATGTTTGAGTCGATAGATGTTGCTCTCCCAAGGGATGACAGGAGGCGGATGAGCGCAGAACAACACTGTGTTGCAAGGGATATTGTTAATTTAATCGCATGTGAGGGTCCTGAAAGAGTTGAGAGGCATGAGCTGTTTGGAAAATGGAAGGCAAGATTTGCAATGGCTGGATTTAGGCCTTACCCACTGAGTTCAGTGGTGAACAACACCATCAACACTCTGTTGCGTAGTTACAACAGCTGTTACAATCTTGAGGAAAGAGATGGTGTCCTTTACCTTGGATGGAAGAACAGAGTATTAGTCGTATCTTCAGCATGGTGTTGACATTTCCTTAGAAGAAGCTCATGTAAGTTGTTAACATCTCTGAACTTTCATTCTTTATTCATAGCTATCTATACTTTTTAGCTGCATGCTAGTATAAACTATCTTAATATATGTATATTGGATAAAGAAATATTCATAGGTGGCATGAACACACATATAAGTATTGGCTATATCCCCATTATTTGTTAATGCCACATGTTTTGAATTGCTGGGCATACTTTGTAGTAGGTTAAAGGCATAAGTTTACATTGGTGTTGTTATTATTTCTTGCTCATCTTAGAATTTCTAGGGGTTCGACATAGATATATAGAAGAGATTCAGTTTAATTTTTTCTGTTGCTCCTCAATATATCTATTCATGTGATTGTTTCAAATTCATGGATTCTAGTTTTTTGTTCCTTGCTTGCAATGCTCCTGAGACCTATTCATTTACTTTCATTGCTATGTTACTATCTGAGAAGTTTGGCCATCATATGTACGTGTTGATAGAACAATCTGGAACTAAAGCAGAGGTTTAAGAAACATAGAGGTGTCATGTCCATATACTTAAACTGCCATAGATTTTTGTTGCCTTGCAGGTTTCATCGTATTTTGGCCTCCATCCCATGTTTCCAAGACTTCATCCTGACTCTATCCTGAACTCTATTAATATAGAAGACCCTGTAAACCACTACTACTTGGTTTACTTAGTATTTTGTTTGTCTGTGTTCAGTTTCCAACCCTCCCATGCTCACACAAGCAATCTAATCCAACGGTTAGCTTATCATCTAAATCGTCACCGCAAGTTGAAGGGGATCCTGAAATTAGAAGTTGTAACTAGGAATTTGGTTTCTCTAAAGCTGGGTTACAGCTCCATAGGTTTGGCAGATGCAGAGGTTATGCTAGGCAGGCACAAGAGGATGTCTGTCAGTCGTGTACTCGTGTATCAGTTTGGACTGTGTTGGCCCCTactttgtatatatatgtgtggAATGCTATGTGGTTTCTTTGTGATGAAGTCTCTAGCTGTCGCGTCATGTCTCATCAATCATACAATAGTCTTGTATCGTACTAAGGGGGTGATTGGATCCtggagttaaagtttagtccgtgtcacatcgaatattcggaggttaattaggaggactaaatatgagttaattataaaactaattcaacatatggaggctaaatggcgagacgaatctattaagcctagttaatcattagcaaatggttagtgtagcagcatattgtcaaatcatgatctaattaggcttaatagatttgtctcgccgtttagcctctattCGTGCaataagttttgtaaatagtctatgtttaatattcctaattagtatttaaatattcgatatgatagggactaaagtttaacctAGGGATCCAAACACCGGGCGGACCTAGGATAAATCAGAGGGAGGGCACACCTTAAGGACAACAAGATTAAGAAAGCTTTAACACGGTGGAATTTGCAAATTACTACATCAAAAATTGAAGTGAGGACCTGTGCCCTCGCTCCCCTCAACGTCGGGGCTCCGCCCCTGATACCAACATGAACAACTTGCAAGAACTTTGAATTCTCAAATTAGCATGACATAGATGCTCGGTGCTGTTCTTTCAATTGTACATTCATCGAAGTGCCTTTTCGTCAATCCTGTTTCTAACTTACCTTTTTAATTAATTTCATGAAGACTGAAGCGAATGAAAAACTATTATAGTGTATGGCGACTTCGTAAATCTTGTTTCTTAATTTACCTTTATAATTAATTTCGTGAAGACTAACACAAACGAAAAACTGTTAAAGTCTATGATGACTTAGTAAATCTCGTCTCTTAATTTGCCTTTATAATCAATTTCGTGAATACTATAATAAATGAAAAACCGTTGTCACCGTGATGGCTTTGTCGATATGCTCCCTTAACTTTTTAATTAATTTCGTGCAGACTATAACAAATGAAAAACCATCGTCTCTTGTGTGGCGGATGGAAGCGAGAAGCATCCATTCGGCCATTCCCATAAGGAAAAAGTCCTTTCGACGTCCTCATGTATTGCCGTAGTCTTAGTTTCATCCCTCGTGTACAAAATTAGGTATCGACCTGTCGTATATACATTATAAGCTCACTAGAAGGTTTTGACAATCTTAGATATAGAACTGGataccgagacgtgtcagacaagAATGCTACGGAGtaggatggcgtagtctacatggtaagataggaactagtcgaggatcagaaaaactactcgtagcaattagagtaggacttatatagttgaatccgactagtatacttataaatcaaccgacctgtaaccttgaccccggcaatataaggcgaggcagggaccccctctaaagcaattcaatccaaccaacacacaggacgtagggtattatacaatccagcggtccgaacctgtctaaattgtgtgtctatgttcaccttcaagttcctgatctcagtgagccccacgcactaaacactacctcgggcaccccctcggtaggttgccgggtctaaacaccgacatctggcgtgccaggtaggggctcttgctaagaatccactggcgaactcgatggcccaagtcatcatcaagccaatcgtcgcgTTCGAAGCTGGCGCGACGTTGATCTTCGGCTCTTGGTTTTGCATCACAGACAGCGctagaaacttccaccgccacattgcgccggccccggagaagaagcagcacgccatgaagctccagcgtcaGACTTTGGAGGATCTCGTTGAGAAATTtagcgaattttcaatttctgagtTAGTCGGAGGCTggggggatgagtccgagtacaatTCGACTTCTCTCGCTAGTCGGACTAGTTTTCACGAGCTGGCGCTTAAGCTATCATGCGAATCGGACTACGAcccaagtcgattcccgttcggactccgaaaTACGGGTGTTatttaccaagctaccctgtccaTATCACAATCCGACACGGATATGATCAAGGACCCCGACTAATACTCAGACCCggacgaggagacccctttatcaggtccgtagCAGGTCCTAGTAATTACATcgactccacaaggcagattcgtctaatAGTCCagcatgaagccacctgctcttgccaaGAATGACGACTCACGCCTCATCGCCTGCCTTGAcaccctcccgtaccaggagggagctcctctgtcgcccatctacaaAGAAAGCAGCTCCATGGAGGTCATCACGTCATCTtgggaagctactctccagaaTGAGAACTCTTCACTCTCATTGCTAGACAAGAAGGCAAAGATGAAGAGCCACCAGAAAGAAATCTGCGGCATGAACGTCACTCGGATGATGTCTTGCAGGATAAGGTCACCGCCAACGTTGCTGGAGaggaaactgaagctcaaagaactccaCAACGAGCAAGAA encodes the following:
- the LOC101770142 gene encoding scarecrow-like protein 21, whose translation is MSARASNHPYKISNDSQMPYYSDSAPVGENGRFHAMQNNLDHHYSSPDDGSQRINSSNTQVFEAQYCTLESSSANGIYPAQSSTSSHSISPLSGSPLSQHDGHSDHTYSSPPSASCLTEVADLQIKLKELENVILGPELDITSDSPESFLQANVQLRPDNWRQLLGIDAGDLKQVIIACGKAVAENDVFATELLISELGQLVSVSGDPMQRLGAYMLEGIVARLSSSGSMLYKSLKCKEPTGSELMSYMHLLYEICPFYKFGYMSANGAIAEAIKGENFVHIIDFQIAQGSQWITLIQALAARPGGPPYIRITGIDDSNSAYARGGGLDIVGRRLHSVAQSCGLPFEFNAVPAASHEVQLEHLAVRPGEIIVVNFAYQLHHVPDESVSIENHRDRIIRMIKSINPRVVTLVEQESNTNTAPFFPRYMETLNYYTAMFESIDVALPRDDRRRMSAEQHCVARDIVNLIACEGPERVERHELFGKWKARFAMAGFRPYPLSSVVNNTINTLLRSYNSCYNLEERDGVLYLGWKNRVLVVSSAWC